The following proteins are encoded in a genomic region of Magallana gigas chromosome 1, xbMagGiga1.1, whole genome shotgun sequence:
- the LOC105319777 gene encoding uncharacterized protein isoform X1 gives MKGFVIFACVCAAWGAPALNKDKEIKELQSIKNTENEIEELADLAAESGSPNLGLEKQQSFSYHNSNGKVDSKARTESKVFNSQTGNIISDLQQETLGQDSSKTKTKLDIPAANIHKSVISQNNGEDTMPKADYDYTEAFKFTPAAVAEYLFRSGEFQELEEALADLVNSSIMTQQQADTYREDVRKEYNILVQQAAASNMNLQKQEPNNRFLSDYTTLNDIYRMFGYSDVIPHLGIDELQNKEIMRMALSRATSLIEVIRTLMDEWLAKATITGDPEAAALLSDILRHVSKDSNPDDLSQMREILYDIFANEVLNSLEKRPLGDYEDVQVDDSMFGIPPEQSENEGIKHTQEPEEKQENADQIGKTEEKIPKAVKETKTKTEKEVKENKLKM, from the exons atAAAGAAATAAAGGAGCTACAATCG ataaaaaatacagaaaatgaaattgaGGAACTAGCAGATTTAGCAG CTGAGTCTGGATCCCCAAACCTAGGACTAGAGAAACAACAGTCGTTTTCCTACCACAACAGTAATGGGAAGGTCGACAGCAAAGCTAGGACTGAGAGTAAAG tttttaactcCCAGACAGGAAACATTATATCCGATCTACAACAAGAGACGCTAGGTCAGGATAGCAGCAAAACGAAAACGAAACTAGACATCCCCGCAGCAAATATTCACAAGAGTGTGATTAGCCAGAACAACGGAGAAGACACTATGCCAAAAGcg GACTATGACTATACGGAGGCTTTTAAGTTCACCCCCGCGGCGGTCGCCGAGTACTTGTTCCGGTCAGGGGAGTTCCAGGAACTCGAGGAGGCCCTGGCTGACCTGGTCAACTCTTCTATT ATGACGCAACAGCAGGCTGATACATACAGGGAGGACGTCAGAAAAGAGTACAACATCCTCGTACAGCAGGCTGCTGCCTCAAACATG AACCTCCAAAAGCAGGAACCTAACAACCGGTTCCTCAGTGATTACACCACCCTTAACGACATCTACCGGATGTTTGGGTATAGTGACGTCATTCCTCATCTTGGCATTGACGAGCTTCAGAATAAAGAAATAATGAGAATGGCCCTATCACGTGCTACTTCCTTAATCGAGGTCATTAGAACGCTTATGGATGAGTGGTTAGCCAAGGCAACTATAACAG gtgacCCCGAGGCTGCAGCACTGTTGAGTGACATCCTTCGTCACGTGTCGAAAGATTCCAACCCAGATGACCTTTCTCAGATGAGGGAAATCCTGT ACGACATTTTCGCCAATGAAGTACTGAACAGTCTTGAAAAGCGCCCTCTAGGCGACTACGAAGATGTGCAGGTGGATGATTCAATGTTCGGTATTCCACCAGAACAATCCGAAAATGAAGGTATAAAGCATACACAGGAACCGGAAGAGAAGCAGGAAAATGCAGACCAAATCGGAAAAACAGAAGAGAAAATCCCAAAAGCAGTCAAAG AgaccaaaacaaaaacagaaaaagaagTCAAAGAAAACAAGTTGAAGATGTGA
- the LOC105319777 gene encoding uncharacterized protein isoform X2, whose amino-acid sequence MGRSTAKLGLRVKVINKGKVDSKARTESKVFNSQTGNIISDLQQETLGQDSSKTKTKLDIPAANIHKSVISQNNGEDTMPKADYDYTEAFKFTPAAVAEYLFRSGEFQELEEALADLVNSSIMTQQQADTYREDVRKEYNILVQQAAASNMNLQKQEPNNRFLSDYTTLNDIYRMFGYSDVIPHLGIDELQNKEIMRMALSRATSLIEVIRTLMDEWLAKATITGDPEAAALLSDILRHVSKDSNPDDLSQMREILYDIFANEVLNSLEKRPLGDYEDVQVDDSMFGIPPEQSENEGIKHTQEPEEKQENADQIGKTEEKIPKAVKETKTKTEKEVKENKLKM is encoded by the exons ATGGGAAGGTCGACAGCAAAGCTAGGACTGAGAGTAAAGGTAATTAACAAAGGGAAGGTCGACAGCAAAGCTAGGACTGAGAGTAAAG tttttaactcCCAGACAGGAAACATTATATCCGATCTACAACAAGAGACGCTAGGTCAGGATAGCAGCAAAACGAAAACGAAACTAGACATCCCCGCAGCAAATATTCACAAGAGTGTGATTAGCCAGAACAACGGAGAAGACACTATGCCAAAAGcg GACTATGACTATACGGAGGCTTTTAAGTTCACCCCCGCGGCGGTCGCCGAGTACTTGTTCCGGTCAGGGGAGTTCCAGGAACTCGAGGAGGCCCTGGCTGACCTGGTCAACTCTTCTATT ATGACGCAACAGCAGGCTGATACATACAGGGAGGACGTCAGAAAAGAGTACAACATCCTCGTACAGCAGGCTGCTGCCTCAAACATG AACCTCCAAAAGCAGGAACCTAACAACCGGTTCCTCAGTGATTACACCACCCTTAACGACATCTACCGGATGTTTGGGTATAGTGACGTCATTCCTCATCTTGGCATTGACGAGCTTCAGAATAAAGAAATAATGAGAATGGCCCTATCACGTGCTACTTCCTTAATCGAGGTCATTAGAACGCTTATGGATGAGTGGTTAGCCAAGGCAACTATAACAG gtgacCCCGAGGCTGCAGCACTGTTGAGTGACATCCTTCGTCACGTGTCGAAAGATTCCAACCCAGATGACCTTTCTCAGATGAGGGAAATCCTGT ACGACATTTTCGCCAATGAAGTACTGAACAGTCTTGAAAAGCGCCCTCTAGGCGACTACGAAGATGTGCAGGTGGATGATTCAATGTTCGGTATTCCACCAGAACAATCCGAAAATGAAGGTATAAAGCATACACAGGAACCGGAAGAGAAGCAGGAAAATGCAGACCAAATCGGAAAAACAGAAGAGAAAATCCCAAAAGCAGTCAAAG AgaccaaaacaaaaacagaaaaagaagTCAAAGAAAACAAGTTGAAGATGTGA